Proteins from a single region of Kluyveromyces lactis strain NRRL Y-1140 chromosome A complete sequence:
- a CDS encoding uncharacterized protein (highly similar to uniprot|P33328 Saccharomyces cerevisiae YOR327C SNC2 mediate the targeting and transport of secretory proteins vesicle-associated membrane protein (synaptobrevin) homolog): MSSSVPYDPYVPATEETAGDSKTAALKSEIDDTVDIMRDNINKVAERGERLTSIQDKADNLAVSAQGFKRGANRVRKQMWWKDLKMRMCLVLVVIILLIVIIVPIAVHFS, translated from the exons ATGTCATCATCTGTTCCATACGACCCATATGTCCCTGCTACCGAAGAGACCGCAGGTGACTCAAAGACTGCAGCTTTGAAATCC GAAATCGATGATACCGTCGATATTATGAGAGATAACATTAACAAAGTTGCCGAACGTGGTGAAAGGCTAACATCGATACAAGACAAGGCTGACAATTTGGCCGTGTCCGCCCAAGGTTTCAAAAGAGGGGCCAACAGAGTAAGAAAGCAAATGTGGtggaaagatttgaagatgagaatGTGTTTGGTTCTAGTGGTAATTATACTTTTGATTGTCATCATCGTTCCTATCGCAGTTCATTTCAGCTAG